One segment of Pseudomonadota bacterium DNA contains the following:
- a CDS encoding DDE-type integrase/transposase/recombinase translates to MQDTSFVGIFKDIGHVYQQTFMDTYARVVLIKLYTEKTAATAADFLTGCILFFFEEQGIPLLRLLTDHDTAYSGQGGNHIFQLYIALANIDHYITKDSDLQVSKIFKSFYKTLKTEFYGIALKEKKFSSLEELQKDLDLWLFAYNEVWPN, encoded by the coding sequence GTGCAAGATACCTCTTTCGTAGGAATTTTTAAAGATATTGGGCATGTCTATCAACAAACATTTATGGATACTTATGCACGCGTTGTTCTTATAAAACTTTATACGGAAAAAACAGCTGCTACTGCTGCAGATTTTCTAACTGGTTGCATTCTTTTTTTCTTTGAGGAGCAAGGAATTCCACTTTTACGGCTTCTAACAGATCATGACACGGCGTATTCCGGACAAGGTGGAAATCATATCTTTCAGTTATACATCGCTCTTGCAAATATTGATCATTATATAACAAAAGATTCTGATCTGCAGGTTAGTAAAATTTTTAAAAGTTTTTATAAAACTTTAAAAACCGAATTTTATGGTATTGCTTTAAAAGAGAAAAAATTTTCTTCTTTAGAAGAGCTTCAGAAAGATCTTGATCTGTGGCTTTTTGCGTATAATGAAGTATGGCCTAATTAA